A region of the Nitrospirota bacterium genome:
TTCCAGCGCATCGTACACCGCATGCATGATCACCCTGCTGCTGTTCGTCGCGCCGGTCACGGCGTCAACGTCCGCCGACTGTTTCTCGATGATCCTCAGCGGGATCGCCGACTCGGCCCTCCTGCCGATCCAGGACGCCCGGTGCCGTACCAGCTCTATGCCGGTCATCCTGCCTTCCCGCACCGTCACCTGCACCTCTGCCTCGTTCGGCCAGCTGCTGGCACGGCCCGCATAAACTCCGTCGAGGATCCTGCTGATATCCACCGGTTCTTTCCTGAGCGGCGCGATCGCGCAGGTTGCGTTCAGCAGAACGATCGTGACCAGCAGAAAAGCTCGTGCTCGACGGAGGGACCCCAGGGCCCGCCCGGCGAGGGAGAAGCGACTGCGCGACCGAGAGTCGACGTGAAGCCGATCGAGAGACGCCGTGTTGACCTTCGGCGTTAAAATGCCCCGTGACATTTATTTTTCGCCTGTTACTTTTTTTGCGCCCCGGCACTGGGGGCAGACGCTTTTCCCCGAACCGTGACAGCTCGGGCAGGGACGTTGAGAAGCATTGCTGCTGGGCTGTCTTCCCTGCCCGCGGCAGACGGGACACGCTATTGAGCCTTTACCGCTGCATTGTGGACATTGGATCGTAGCTGTTGAATTTACCATTTGTTCCTCCAGAAAATAACTACCATCTCTATTTTCTTAATTCTCAATTTTGACTTTTTCATGTTTTAATTCCCTGCCTCATCTTTTCTGCATTCTTACTTCCTACTTCTGTCTTCCTGACTCACCTGTCAAACAGCAGTTCAAACTCTCTTGGCGTGATAATTCCTGTCCCCCGGAACGATTTCAATGCAAGCAGGTCCTTGTCTCCGGTGACCACGTAATCAGCCGCTGCTTCCAGGGCACAAGAAAGAACATTGTCGTCATCTTTGTCCCGGCAGACACCGGACAATTTCCCGGAGGGCTGCACGATGTCTCGGGCCGCCTCGGCGATCAATGCCACGGCGTTCTCCTTTTCCTGTTTTGTTGATGCGAACTTTTTGACAAGGATGCCTTCGAATTCGTGAAGGATGAAGGGACAGGTGACGAGGTCGAATTGACGTTTCCGCGCCCGCGTGAGAAGTTTCGCGCAGACGCCTTCAGTGAGAAATGCAGCAAGAAGCACATTGGTATCAAAGAGCGCCTTCACGACACTTCCTTAAAGATATCTTCGTCCGTTACCATGCCCTTCTTCTTCGCCCTCGCGCTGAGGCTTTTTCTCGCGCCCTCGAACCTGGATTCCCAAAGGTATATGCTGATCGATTCCTTGACAACGTCGCTCTTGTTTCTTCCCTGGCTTTTTGCGTACCGTTCGAGCTCGCGGGCGACCTTGTCAGGGAGACTTATTGACAGGACTGATCTCATGGCCAACCTCCTGTACTACAATACACTACACTGGGTGTTTCTGTCAAGATTCAAGTGAACAGATAAAATACGATTATGAATTATGAAGCAGGATTTGTGGCGAGCGACAGCGTTGATCAGACTGCTCTGTTACTTCCGGACCGGCGACGCATGAGAGCTCCTGAGCGGATGTTCGGGGAGAAAGAGCACCAGGACGAACGCCAGCGCAATGATGATCGAGCCGAGCAGGAACGTGGTGCTGATCGCATGCCGGTACGCCCCGATGACGATCTCTTTCTGCGCCGCGGGCAGCTGCTGGATCTGCTGGACCCCCTGCTCGAGCAGGGATCTCGCCCCCGGCGCCATTCCCTTCCATTTCTCCGCATGCAGCCCCTGCAGCCGGGCAGTCATGATGGCGCCGGAGATCGCGACGCCGAAGGTGCCGCCGAGCGAACGGAAGTAGGCCGAGGCCGCCGTTGCGGAGCCCATCTCGGCGGGAAGGACCGCGTTCTGAATGGCGACCATGAGGTTCGGCATGACGAGGCCGAAGCCCGCGCCGAGGGCGATGAGCGAGACCTCGATGAACCCGATGCTCGCTCCCGCCACGGCCGCCCACATGACTGCGAGAAAGGCAAGCGTTGCCGCAGCCAGGCCGAGAACGGGGAGGATCTTATACCGTCCGGTGCGGGACACGATGCGGCCCCCGAGAAACGACGCAATGACCACGCCGCCGGTCATGGGCGCGAGCATGAGCCCGGCGCGCGCGGGCGCGAACCCCAGAACAAGCTGGAAAAAGAGCGGCAAAAAGACCGACGCTCCGAACAGGCCCATGAACGTAAGGAACATGACGCTCGTGGCTATCAGGAAAACCCCGTTTCGGAGGATGTGCGGTACGAGAACGGGCTCCGGGGAACGGCGCTCCGTTTGCACGAGGAGCAGGATCATGACGATCACCGATGCGGCCAGGCCCGCGATAAGCCACGACGACCAGGCGTACTGCACACCGCCCCAGGTCAGCACCAGGAGCAGCGCGACCGTGGAAGCGGTAAGCAGGAACGCTCCGGCATAGTCGATCCGGTGGGAAACGACGCGGCGGGGGCGGTGAAATCCGAATATGAAAAAAGCAAGGGCCAGGGCGCCGAGCGGCAGATTGACGAAAAAGATCCAGCGCCAGGACAGGGCGTCGGTAATGAACCCGCCGAGGAGCGGGCCCGCGATGCTGGCGACGCCGAAGACGGCGCCGAAATAGCCCTGATAGCGGCCGCGCTCGCGCGGCGCGACGAGGTCGGCCACGGTCGTCATCGCGAGCGTCATGAGGCCGCCCGCTCCGAGCCCCTGGATGCCGCGAAACACGACGAGCTGGGTCATGGAGCCGGACAGGCCGCAGAGGATGGACCCAACGAGGAATATCAGGATCGCGGCGATAAAGAGCGGCTTGCGGCCGTACATGTCGCTCAGCTTCCCGTAGAGCGGCGTGGTTGCCGTTGAGGTGAGCAGGAACGACGTGACGACCCACGACAGATGGGAAAGGCCGCCCAGGTCGCTCACGATCCTCGGAAGCGCGACGCCGACGATGTTCTGGTCGAGCGACGCCAGCATGAGCGCCAGCATCAGGCCCGCGAAAACGGTCCTGACCTCGCGCCGGGACGCCGGCGCTATATCGGGGAGTTCCTCTGACACGATCAGTGATTATAAGGACTGCGGACGGGATGTCAAGGGATTAAAGGGCGACATGTCGACGAGAGGCGACGCGGAGACTGGGAGACAAAAAGGCGACTGGAAGACCATGATGCGGAAGAATCGCACAATCGAAGGTCGTGAAGGAGGCGGAACCTATCGTCATTCCTGCGAAAGCAGGCATCCAGTGTTTTTCCTGCGCATCCCCTTCGCGTGCTGAATTAGAAACAGACGTGATTTACCGTCACCATACACAGGGTATGAGCCGGTACCGCACCTTCTTTCTGTAGTCCGGATACCCGGGCAAATGTTCAGCAAGGAATTTTTCTTCATCGAGAAGCCGCCAGACGATCACGAGCGTCATGGGAAGGAACATGAGGAGCCCCCACCAGGACCCGAGCGCAAGCGGCGTTCCAAGGAGCATGACGAGCGCTCCTGAATACATGGGATGGCGAACGAACGCGTAAGGTCCCGTTTCAACAACTTTTTGATCCGAGGTAACTTCGATGGTCGCAGCGGTGAATGAATTCTCCTTGAAAACGATGAAGATGATGAGAAACCCGAGCGCCGCGAGGACGTCCCCGGCAATCACTGCGGTAAGCGGAACTTTCGACCATACAAAACGATGGTCAAGCGATGACAGAAGGAACAGTCCGATGAACGCCAGGGATGCAAAGAGCTGTATAAGCTTTTGGCTCCTTTCTTTTTCTGCTCCCGGGCCCGCATGCACCCGGCGCTCCAGGAGCTTCGGATCCTTCTTCCAGAGATACGCGGAGATCAGTGCGGTTGAGAGGACAAAGACGAACAAATAGGCCCATGCCTGCCAGAAATCGAACGTCCATCCGGGAGCGAAAAGCGCAATTCCCAGGCCGAGGATAAGCTGCACAAATCCCAGTATGGTTCTTCTTGTCAGATCGTTCATAAAGGGCCGGCTGAATAGATCGCTCAAGCGCTGCAAGATCTATCCGCAGATGACGTACCCTGCTCTTTCCATAACGCGGGCACAAGCTGATGTCACAGAGATAACCAAACTACTCCTCCTCAGTTTAAAGCAAAACAAACCGAATCTCAAGACTTTGTCTCTTGCTCTTATTGAGAATCCATCTGCGTAGATCTGGCCGCACCTAGCGCTTACAAGCCTGCACCCAGCGGTTATGAGTGTTTACGCGAATGGAGGGTGTGGGCCTGTGGCCGCGATGTGGCAACGCCAGGCTACGAATGCGCGGGATCCTTTGCCGGAATTGCTCTTGATGCCGTTGCATCTTGACAATCTATGAACAGAGAATTAAATTTAAATAAAAAGCGAAGATGTAACTCCGAGAAGTTGTTCACAAGAACTAGTTTTTTCGTCATGCTAAAGTAAGGCGTTCTGAACGAATCCGGACCTTGACGCTCGTGCCTACATAGGCGGGAAGAAATGAGAACCATGTTCCAAAATCG
Encoded here:
- a CDS encoding isoprenylcysteine carboxylmethyltransferase family protein, which codes for MNDLTRRTILGFVQLILGLGIALFAPGWTFDFWQAWAYLFVFVLSTALISAYLWKKDPKLLERRVHAGPGAEKERSQKLIQLFASLAFIGLFLLSSLDHRFVWSKVPLTAVIAGDVLAALGFLIIFIVFKENSFTAATIEVTSDQKVVETGPYAFVRHPMYSGALVMLLGTPLALGSWWGLLMFLPMTLVIVWRLLDEEKFLAEHLPGYPDYRKKVRYRLIPCVW
- a CDS encoding FMN-binding protein, whose translation is MSRGILTPKVNTASLDRLHVDSRSRSRFSLAGRALGSLRRARAFLLVTIVLLNATCAIAPLRKEPVDISRILDGVYAGRASSWPNEAEVQVTVREGRMTGIELVRHRASWIGRRAESAIPLRIIEKQSADVDAVTGATNSSRVIMHAVYDALE
- a CDS encoding MDR family MFS transporter, whose translation is MSEELPDIAPASRREVRTVFAGLMLALMLASLDQNIVGVALPRIVSDLGGLSHLSWVVTSFLLTSTATTPLYGKLSDMYGRKPLFIAAILIFLVGSILCGLSGSMTQLVVFRGIQGLGAGGLMTLAMTTVADLVAPRERGRYQGYFGAVFGVASIAGPLLGGFITDALSWRWIFFVNLPLGALALAFFIFGFHRPRRVVSHRIDYAGAFLLTASTVALLLVLTWGGVQYAWSSWLIAGLAASVIVMILLLVQTERRSPEPVLVPHILRNGVFLIATSVMFLTFMGLFGASVFLPLFFQLVLGFAPARAGLMLAPMTGGVVIASFLGGRIVSRTGRYKILPVLGLAAATLAFLAVMWAAVAGASIGFIEVSLIALGAGFGLVMPNLMVAIQNAVLPAEMGSATAASAYFRSLGGTFGVAISGAIMTARLQGLHAEKWKGMAPGARSLLEQGVQQIQQLPAAQKEIVIGAYRHAISTTFLLGSIIIALAFVLVLFLPEHPLRSSHASPVRK
- a CDS encoding ribbon-helix-helix protein, CopG family; amino-acid sequence: MRSVLSISLPDKVARELERYAKSQGRNKSDVVKESISIYLWESRFEGARKSLSARAKKKGMVTDEDIFKEVS
- a CDS encoding putative toxin-antitoxin system toxin component, PIN family, which gives rise to MKALFDTNVLLAAFLTEGVCAKLLTRARKRQFDLVTCPFILHEFEGILVKKFASTKQEKENAVALIAEAARDIVQPSGKLSGVCRDKDDDNVLSCALEAAADYVVTGDKDLLALKSFRGTGIITPREFELLFDR